A window from Diachasmimorpha longicaudata isolate KC_UGA_2023 chromosome 5, iyDiaLong2, whole genome shotgun sequence encodes these proteins:
- the Beta-spec gene encoding spectrin beta chain isoform X2, with the protein MTTDISVVRTGWDPTLQQEIVDEYEYDGGNSSSRLFERSRIKALAGERETVQKKTFQKWVNSHLVRCSCRIGDLYVDLRDGKMLIKLLEILSGERLPRPTKGKMRIHCLENVDKALQFLREQRVHLENMGSHDIVDGNPRLSLGLIWTIILRFQIQDITIKETPNQETKSAKDALLLWCQMKTAGYHNVNVRNFTTSWRDGLAFNAIIHKHRPDLIQFDRLSRSNAIYNLNNAFNVAEDKLGLTKLLDAEDIFVDHPDEKSIITYVVTYYHSFSKMKQDTVHGKRIGKVVGIAMENDRMIHEYESMTSDLLRWIEGTIEALGDRNFANSLVGVQSQLSQFSNYRTIEKPPKFVEKGNLEVLLFTLQSKMRANNQKPYLPKEGKMISDINKAWERLEKAEHERELALREELIRQEKLEQLAARFNRKASMRETWLSENQRLVSQDNFGFDLAAVEAAAKKHEAIETDIFAYEERVQAVMAVSQELEAENYHDILKINERKVNVLRLWNYLLELLRARRMRLELSLQLQQNFQEMLYILDSMEELKQRLLTDDYGKHLMGVEDLLQKHSLVEADINVLGERVKAVVQQSQRFLEPGEDYRPCDPAIIVERVQQLEDAYSELVRLAVERRARLEESRKLWQFYWDMADEENWIKEKEQIVSTGDIGHDLTTINLLLSKHKALENEIQSHDAQLMSVAAIGDELVRQEHFGSRSIQERLKEILSMWNHLLDLAAFRRKRLEEAVDFHQLFADADDIDIWMLDTLRLVSSEDVGRDEANVQSLLKKHKDVTDELKNYAATIEQLHQQASGLGEHDAKSPEVLERLASIDSRYKELLELAKLRKQRLLDALSLYKLFSESDGVEQWIGEKNRMLDTMVPAKDIEDVEIMKHRYDGFEKEMNSNASRVAVVNQLARQLLHVEHPNSTEIVKRQNELNQKWADLREKAEGKREALNSAHGVQTFHIECRETVSWIEDKKRILQQTDSLEMDLTGVMTLQRRLSGMERDLAAIQAKLDALEKEAQSIEQEHPEEAALIRERITQIQTIWEELTQMLKERDAKLEEAGDLHRFLRDLDHFQTWLTKTQTDVASEDTPTSLADAEKLLTQHQNIKEEIDNYTDDYTKMMEYGERLTAEAGDGDTQYMFLRERLNALKMGWEELHQMWANRQNLLSNSLNLQVFDRDARQAEVLLSQQEHHLAKDETPSNFEQAENMIKRHEAFMTTMDANDEKINSVVQFAARLVDEGHFAADKVKKKAENINDRRNINHEKANQLMEKLRDQLQLQMFLQDCEELGEWVQEKHITAQDETYRSAKTVHSKWTRHQAFEAEIASNKDRLEQLQRAAEELISQKPELTDVIKPKVSELADQFEELETTTHDKGERLFDANREVLIHQTCDDIDSWMNELEKQIESTDTGSDLASVNILMQKQQMIETQMAVKARQVTELDKQAEHLQRTTPDDKMEEIKFKKEKVAQRFAQLKEPLVDRQRQLEKKKEAFQFRRDVEDEKLWIAEKMPQATSTEYGNSLFNVHMLKKKNQSLRTEIENHEPRINAVCNNGQKLIDEGHEATPEFQRLISELNEKWRELKEAIGDRNKHLLQNEKAQQYFFDSTEAESWMSEQELYMMVEDRGKDEISAQNLMKKHESLEHAVEDYAETIRQLGETARQLINDQHPLADQIAVKQSQVDKLYAGLKDLAGERRAKLDEALQLFMLNREVDDLEQWINERELVAGSQELGQDYDHVTLLWERFKEFARDTETIGSERVAAVNGIADSLIATGHSDAATIAEWKDGLNEVWQDLLELIETRTQMLAASRELHKFFHDCKDVLGRILEKQNAMSDELGRDAGSVSALQRKHGNFIQDLSTLQNQVTQIQEESSKLQASYAGDKASEITNREAEVVAAWNNLQALCEGRKAKLEDTGDLFRFFNMVRTLMIWMDDVIRQMNTSEKPRDVSGVELLMNNHQSLKAEIDTREDNLLTCINLGKDLLARNHYASSQIKEKLTALTDHRNALLHRWEERWENLQLILEVYQFARDAAVAEAWLIAQEPYLMSQELGHTIDEVENLIKKHEAFEKSAAAQEERFSALERLTTFELKELKRREQEREEEERRKKEEAAAAEAARLAKATPVTSPDEPTSERAEADGVTSGERGDDDHVHDKRPERLTIPGETKGPSVTPTTPKSRVSVPSTPTTPKGSGSESGTLKRKERSRSKSPFRSFRWKKSPKSPSLDRSGVSDDEHSFHEARSPSDDEYEGTLSRKHEWESTTKKASNRSWDKVYMVIRGQTLVAYKDLKSCKSSPDQTYKGEAPFDLRSATIVVASDYTKKKHVFRVKSQGGSDFLFQAKDDTEMNEWVAVLNQAAQGTSGASTSRAHTLPAPTQAETKRRSFFTLKKN; encoded by the exons ATGACGACCGACATCTCAGTGGTGCGTACGGGATGGGATCCTACGCTACAACAGGAGATTGTCGACGAGTACGAATACGATGGAGGAAATTCGAGTTCAAGATTATTCGAACGATCGCGAATCAAGGCGTTAGCCG GTGAACGTGAAACAGTACAAAAGAAAACATTTCAAAAATGGGTCAATTCCCATTTAGTCCGTTGCTCCTGTCGAATAGGCGATCTTTACGTCGACCTTCGCGACGGAAAAATGCTGATAAAACTCCTTGAAATTCTCTCCGGTGAGCGTCTCCCCCGTCCAACAAAAGGCAAAATGAGAATTCACTGCCTTGAAAATGTGGATAAAGCCCTGCAGTTTCTTCGAGAGCAGCGTGTACATCTGGAGAACATGGGTTCCCACGACATTGTGGATGGAAATCCTCGGTTGTCCCTCGGTCTCATCTGGACAATAATCCTTCGTTTCCAGATCCAAGACATTACCATCAAGGAAACACCCAATCAAGAGACTAAATCCGCAAAGGATGCCTTGTTACTCTGGTGCCAGATGAAAACAGCTGGCTATCACAACGTTAATGTCAGAAATTTTACGACTTCCTGGCGAGACGGATTGGCATTCAATGCTATTATTCACAAACATCGTCCCGATTTGATTCAATTCGACAGACTATCAAGGTCAAATGCAATCTACAACTTGAACAATGCATTCAATGTCGCTGAGGACAAACTTGGTCTCACAAAGCTCCTCGATGCTGAGGACATATTCGTTGATCATcctgatgaaaaatcaattatcactTACGTCGTGACCTACTATCACTCCTTCTCGAAGATGAAGCAGGACACTGTTCATGGTAAGCGTATTGGCAAGGTAGTGGGTATAGCAATGGAGAATGATCGGATGATTCACGAGTATGAGAGCATGACAAGTGATCTCCTGCGTTGGATCGAGGGAACCATTGAGGCCCTAGGGGATAGAAACTTTGCTAACTCCCTGGTGGGAGTTCAATCACAGCTGTCACAGTTCTCCAATTACAGAACAATCGAGAAGCCACCGAAGTTCGTGGAAAAGGGTAATCTAGAAGTGCTTTTGTTCACCCTTCAGTCGAAGATGAGGGCCAACAATCAGAAGCCCTATTTACCAAAAGAAGGAAAGATGATATCTGATATCAATAAGGCCTGGGAGAGACTCGAGAAGGCCGAGCACGAGCGAGAGCTTGCTCTTCGTGAAGAACTCATACGCCAGGAGAAGCTTGAACAGTTGGCAGCGAGATTCAATAGAAAGGCGAGCATGAGGGAGACTTGGTTATCTGAGAACCAGAGACTTGTTTCCCAGGATAACTTTGGATTTGACCTTGCTGCGGTGGAAGCAGCTGCTAAGAAACACGAAGCCATTGAAACAGATATATTTGCTTATGAAGAACGAGTTCAGGCTGTCATGGCCGTGTCTCAAGAGTTAGAAGCTGAGAACTATCACGATATTCTGAAGATCAATGAGAGGAAGGTGAATGTCCTTCGTCTCTGGAATTATCTCCTCGAACTCCTCAGAGCTAGAAGAATGAGACTAGAACTGTCCCTTCAGCTTCAACAGAACTTCCAGGAGATGCTGTACATATTGGATAGCATGGAGGAACTCAAGCAGAGACTTTTAACTGATGACTATGGTAAGCATTTGATGGGAGTGGAGGATCTGCTGCAGAAGCACTCACTTGTGGAAGCCGATATAAATGTCCTTGGCGAACGTGTGAAGGCAGTCGTCCAGCAGAGCCAGAGATTCCTGGAACCAGGGGAGGACTATCGTCCCTGTGATCCGGCGATAATCGTTGAGCGTGTACAGCAGCTTGAGGATGCTTACTCAGAGCTAGTTCGTCTTGCTGTTGAACGTCGAGCTAGACTCGAGGAATCCAGAAAGCTCTGGCAATTCTACTGGGATATGGCTGACGAGGAGAACTGGATTAAGGAGAAGGAGCAAATTGTTTCCACTGGAGACATTGGTCACGACCTCACGACAATTAATCTTCTGTTATCCAAGCACAAGGCATTGGAGAATGAGATACAATCCCATGACGCACAACTCATGTCAGTGGCTGCTATTGGTGATGAGCTCGTTCGTCAAGAGCACTTCGGTTCACGCAGCATTCAAGAAAGACTCAAGGAGATTCTCTCCATGTGGAATCACCTGCTGGATTTGGCCGCCTTCAGGCGTAAGCGTCTGGAGGAAGCCGTTGATTTCCATCAACTTTTCGCTGATGCTGATGACATCGACATCTGGATGCTGGATACATTGAGACTTGTCTCGTCTGAAGATGTCGGTAGGGATGAGGCTAATGTTCAGTCACTTTTGAAAAAGCACAAGGATGTTACTGATGAGCTAAAGAACTACGCTGCAACCATCGAACAACTTCATCAACAGGCGTCTGGCCTTGGTGAGCACGATGCTAAATCTCCGGAAGTACTTGAAAGACTCGCATCTATCGATTCTCGTTACAAGGAACTACTGGAGCTTGCTAAACTACGAAAACAGAGACTCCTGGATGCATTGTCATTATACAAGCTCTTTAGTGAGTCTGACGGTGTTGAGCAGTGGATTGGTGAGAAAAATCGTATGTTGGATACAATGGTACCAGCCAAGGATATCGAGGATGTGGAGATAATGAAGCATCGTTATGATGGCTTTGAGAAAGAGATGAATTCTAATGCATCGAGAGTTGCTGTTGTCAATCAACTTGCTAGACAGCTTCTACACGTTGAACATCCCAACTCGACGGAAATTGTCAAGCGTCAGAATGAGCTCAATCAGAAATGGGCCGATTTGAGAGAGAAGGCTGAGGGTAAACGTGAGGCACTTAATTCAGCACATGGTGTCCAGACATTCCACATTGAGTGTCGTGAGACTGTCTCCTGGATTGAAGATAAGAAGAGAATTCTTCAGCAGACTGATAGCCTGGAGATGGATCTTACTGGGGTCATGACCCTTCAGAGAAGACTCAGCGGCATGGAGAGAGATTTGGCTGCCATTCAGGCAAAGCTGGATGCCCTGGAGAAAGAGGCGCAGTCCATTGAGCAAGAGCATCCTGAGGAGGCTGCTTTGATTCGTGAGAGAATTACTCAAATTCAAACCATATGGGAGGAGCTCACTCAGATGCTCAAGGAACGTGATGCCAAGCTCGAGGAGGCTGGCGATCTTCATAGATTCCTTCGTGATCTCGATCACTTCCAGACTTGGCTCACCAAGACTCAAACTGATGTCGCCAGTGAGGACACACCAACCAGTCTCGCTGACGCTGAAAAACTTCTCACTCAGCATCAAAACATCAAGGAGGAAATTGATAACTATACTGATGATTACACCAAGATGATGGAGTACGGTGAGAGATTGACTGCTGAGGCTGGAGATGGAGATACTCAGTACATGTTCCTTCGTGAACGTCTTAATGCCCTGAAGATGGGATGGGAGGAATTGCACCAGATGTGGGCAAACAGGCAAAACTTACTATCAAATTCTCTCAATCTTCAGGTGTTTGATCGTGACGCAAGGCAGGCTGAAGTCCTCTTGTCACAGCAGGAGCATCATCTCGCCAAGGACGAGACCCCCTCGAACTTCGAGCAAGCTGAGAACATGATAAAACGTCATGAGGCCTTCATGACCACAATGGACGCTAACGACGAGAAAATTAACTCAGTCGTTCAATTTGCGGCTAGACTCGTTGATGAGGGCCACTTTGCAGCCGATAAAGTGAAGAAGAAGGCTGAGAATATCAACGATAGGAGAAATATCAATCATGAGAAGGCTAATCAGCTGATGGAGAAGCTGAGAGATCAGCTACAGCTACAAATGTTCCTCCAGGACTGCGAAGAACTTGGTGAATGGGTGCAGGAGAAGCACATAACAGCACAGGACGAGACGTACAGAAGTGCGAAGACAGTTCACAGCAAGTGGACTCGCCATCAAGCCTTCGAGGCTGAAATAGCAAGTAACAAGGATCGTTTGGAGCAACTGCAACGCGCTGCTGAAGAACTCATCAGCCAGAAGCCCGAGCTCACTGACGTCATCAAGCCCAAAGTATCTGAACTTGCTGATCAGTTTGAGGAACTCGAAACAACAACTCACGATAAGGGAGAACGTCTGTTCGATGCTAATCGCGAAGTTCTCATCCACCAGACCTGCGATGACATTGACTCCTGGATGAATGAGCTTGAGAAGCAGATTGAGAGCACTGATACTGGATCAGATCTTGCATCTGTCAACATTCTCATGCAGAAGCAGCAGATGATCGAGACCCAGATGGCGGTGAAGGCTCGTCAAGTGACTGAATTGGATAAGCAAGCTGAGCATCTCCAACGTACAACTCCAGATGATAAAATGGAAGAGATCAAATTCAAGAAGGAGAAGGTCGCACAACGATTCGCCCAGCTCAAAGAGCCCCTCGTCGATCGTCAACGACAGCTGGAGAAGAAGAAGGAAGCCTTCCAGTTCCGTCGTGATGTTGAGGATGAGAAACTCTGGATCGCCGAGAAGATGCCACAGGCAACAAGTACAGAGTACGGAAATTCTCTGTTCAACGTGCACATGCTGAAGAAGAAGAACCAGTCCCTCCGAACAGAGATTGAGAATCACGAGCCAAGGATCAACGCTGTTTGCAACAATGGCCAGAAATTAATagacgagggtcacgaggccACTCCAGAATTCCAACGTCTCATTTCCGAGCTTAACGAGAAGTGGCGTGAACTGAAGGAAGCTATCGGTGATCGCAACAAGCACTTGTTGCAGAATGAAAAAGCCCAGCAGTACTTCTTTGATTCGACAGAAGCTGAATCCTGGATGAGTGAACAAGAGCTTTACATGATGGTTGAGGATCGTGGAAAGGACGAGATCTCTGCCCAGAACTTGATGAAGAAGCACGAGTCCTTGGAGCATGCTGTTGAGGACTATGCAGAGACCATCAGGCAGCTTGGCGAGACAGCTCGACAATTGATCAACGATCAGCATCCGCTGGCCGATCAGATAGCTGTAAAGCAATCCCAGGTTGATAAACTATATGCTGGACTGAAGGACCTCGCAGGGGAGAGACGAGCAAAACTCGATGAAGCTCTACAACTCTTCATGCTGAACCGCGAGGTCGATGATTTGGAGCAGTGGATCAATGAGCGAGAACTGGTGGCTGGTAGCCAGGAGCTCGGCCAGGACTACGACCATGTGACACTTCTCTgggagagattcaaggagtttGCCAGGGATACCGAGACCATTGGCTCAGAGAGAGTAGCTGCTGTGAATGGTATTGCTGATTCACTGATTGCAACAGGACACTCTGATGCTGCCACTATTGCAGAATGGAAGGACGGGCTCAACGAGGTCTGGCAAGATCTTCTTGAGCTCATTGAGACAAGGACACAGATGCTGGCGGCCAGTCGGGAACTGCACAAGTTCTTCCATGATTGTAAGGACGTTCTTGGAAGGATCTTGGAGAAGCAAAACGCAATGTCTGATGAGCTTGGACGTGATGCTGGATCTGTCTCGGCACTTCAACGTAAACATGGAAATTTCATTCAGGATCTATCGACACTGCAGAATCAGGTGACGCAAATTCAAGAGGAGTCGTCTAAGTTGCAGGCCAGTTATGCTGGTGACAAGGCCAGTGAGATTACTAACAGGGAGGCTGAGGTGGTAGCAGCTTGGAATAATCTCCAGGCACTTTGTGAGGGACGAAAAGCCAAGCTTGAGGACACCGGGGATCTCTTTAGATTCTTTAATATGGTCAGGACACTCATGATATGGATGGACGATGTCATCAGACAGATGAATACTTCGGAAAAGCCCAGAGATGTTTCCGGGGTTGAGTTGTTGATGAATAATCATCAGAGTTTGAAGGCTGAAATTGATACCAGGGAGGATAATCTGCTGACGTGCATCAATCTAGGAAAGGATTTGTTGGCCAGAAATCATTATGCCAGCTCGCAGATTAAGGAAAAATTGACAGCCCTGACTGATCACAGAAATGCATTGTTGCATCGATGGGAGGAACGCTGGGAGAATCTTCAGTTGATTTTGGAAGTCTATCAGTTTGCTAGggatgctgctgttgctgagGCCTGGCTTATTGCTCAGGAGCCGTATCTCATGAGTCAGGAGTTGGGGCACACTATTGATGAAGTCGAGAATCTCATCAAGAAACACGAGGCATTCGAGAAATCGGCAGCTGCACAGGAGGAACGTTTCAGTGCCTTGGAACGACTTACCACG TTCGAGCTGAAAGAATTGAAGAGACGAGAGCAAGAAcgtgaggaggaggagagacGCAAGAAGGAGGAAGCAGCAGCAGCTGAGGCAGCAAGATTGGCTAAAGCCACACCAGTAACGAGTCCGGATGAACCCACGAGTGAACG AGCCGAAGCAGACGGTGTGACGAGTGGTGAACGCGGAGACGACGATCACG TGCATGATAAGCGGCCCGAACGACTCACCATACCTGGCGAGACCAAGGGACCATCTGTTACTCCAACAACTCCAAAATCCCGTGTCTCGGTACCGTCGACCCCAACAA CTCCAAAGGGTAGCGGCTCGGAGTCTGGTACCCTGAAACGTAAGGAGAGAAGTCGCAGCAAGTCGCCATTCAGAAGTTTCCGATggaaaaaatcaccaaaatcACCGAGTTTAGATCGTAGCGGTGTGAGCGATGATGAGCATAGTTTTCACG AAGCTAGAAGCCCATCTGATGATGAATACGAGGGCACATTATCACGTAAACACGAGTGGGAGAGCACGACGAAGAAAGCGTCAAATCGCTCATGGGATAAAGTGTACATGGTCATAAGAGGACAAACTCTGGTGGCTTATAAGGACCTGAAGAGTTGTAAATCATCTCCAGACCAGACTTACAAGGGTGAGGCGCCTTTTGATCTTCGAAGCGCTACTATTGTCGTTGCCAGCGATTATACGAAGAAGAAACATGTCTTCCGGGTGAA GTCACAAGGTGGATCAGACTTCCTGTTCCAAGCTAAAGACGACACTGAGATGAATGAATGGGTGGCAGTTTTAAATCAGGCGGCCCAGGGAACATCAGGTGCTAGCACGTCCAGGGCACACACCCTTCCAGCACCTACACAAGCTGAGACAAAACGACGCAGCTTCTTCACTCTCAAGAAAAA cTAA